The Oceanispirochaeta sp. M1 DNA window GCTTTAAATTCACCAATGGTAGAACTTTTCCATTCCATTCAGTAGAACTTAGTTCCAGACTCTGATTGATGGATGCGGGGTCAATATGAATACATTCAATAACATCCTCGGAAGGAATTATATAATAATTGTCTTCCATCTTAATCAGAAGCCCTTCAACAAGAGCAAGAGAGAGGGGAAACTTCATGATAAAGCTTGACCCCTTACCCGGTTCAGACTTTATGACAAGACTGCCTCTGAGATTTTGGATGCTCTCTTTAACAGCAGCCATCCCCATTCCTCTGCCGCTAATATTCGAAACTTCACCGGCAGTTGAGAAACCGGGTTCAAAAATCAGCTCACCCAACTCTTTTTCTGATGTGATATGCTGCCATTCAGGATTACTTAGAGCACGTTTCCTGATTTTCCTATAATCCAGCCCTTTTCCATCATCAGAGATGGTTATGAATATTGCATCATTTTCATGATGAGCATTCAGTTTTATGACACCTTCAGGATCTTTACCGCATTTCTTTCTATCCTCTGGAAAGTCAATGCCATGGTCTATGCAATTACGAAGAAGGTGTGTGAGAGGATCTGAGATTCTCTCGGCAATTGTCTTATCCACTTCTGTCTGCTCGCCTGAAATTTCAAGGCGTATTTTTTTACCGGTATCTTCTGCAAGATCGCGTACAGTACGTTTAAATCTGTTCATAACAGAGGAAAGGGGAATCATGCGCATTTCAAGAGTTTTATTACTGAGCTGATCTATAAGTCCCAGTAAAAAGGAAGTCTTTGTGCTCAGCCGGCTGTCCTGCATTTCATTGCTCAGCTGCCGGAATGAATCACCCGAAGTCAACAGTTCACCAGTAAGATTCAGTAGTTCATCAAGCTTGGCTGAATCTACACGGAGAGTATTCTGATCATTAATCCATCGCTCTTTACTCTGATTAGTTGAAAAAACTTCTTCCTCAACAGCATAAAAATCATGATCCAGCAGCTCTTTGAAATCTGCGATAGTATTTATATCCAGGGATGATTCATTCTCCTGATTTATAACCTTACGGACCATATCCACCATTTCAAGAACTGCTCTGACAAATAGTTTTTTCTGAATAAATGGCCTTGTCATACAGGATTGAAAAAGTTCTTCACAGCTGTGAACCAGCTCTTCCAGCTTGTTGAATTCTATTATTCCCAGGCTTCCTTTAATAGAATGAGTCTGATGGTATGCCTGTTTAAGGACTTCAGATTCCCCATTTCTTTCATAGGAGAGGATCGATTCTTCAAGGGTATCTGCTAATTCCAATGTCTCTGATGTAAAAACATTCCAAATTTCATCATCCATTATTTATCATCCATTATTCATCATTCCCGTTTATATAATCAATTATAGTTGTTAATAAGTATAAATATAAAAAAAAGCAGAAATCATTTCTGATTTCTGCTCTTCAATATCTTAAGAATTTTCAGATTTGTCTGAGTATAATATAAAAGATTTTATTTATCTTTTTTATCATCCTCTATTGTTTTCTTTTTTTCTCCAGCCATCTTGAGAGGAACCTCACGGGTATAGGGATTTTCGGTTTTGTGCTCAGAGCTTACCGTGGGTGGCTCATTCATTTCAGCCAGTTCACGGGCCTTGTTTCTAGCAATGATTGCATCATTCCTTTTCTGTCCCTTTTCAGCAGCTCTTTCCGAGACCTTCATGTCTCTTTCTTTACGGCTGACCAACTCGGCGGTACCCTTCTCATTTTTCTCGATAAGGGCAAGGAATTCTTCTGTGGAAATCACTTCTTCATCCATCAGATGATCAGTAACGCCCTCAAGAAGATCTCTGTGTTTAGTCAGAAGATCAAAAACTATCTTGTAGCGTTCATTCATCAAACGGGAGATCTCCTCATCGATATACTGCTGAGTCTGCTCTGAATATTCCTTAACTGCTCCACCACCTTCAAGATAGGAACCGTTACGTTTAGTCAGGGCCATATTCTTAAACTTACCGCTCATACCATATTCGGTAATCATATTCCGGGCAATGTCTGTGCTCTTCATGATATCGTTGGAAGCACCAGTGGAGATTTTGTTAAATACAATCTCTTCGGCGGCACGTCCTCCCAGAAGAATATCAATCCTTCCTATCAGTTCATCCTGAGTCATCAGAAAACGGTCTTCTGTTGGTGTCTGCAGGGTATAACCCAAAGCACCCATACCGCGGGGAACTATTGAAATTTTCTGAACAGGGTCCGCATCGGGGGTAAAGGCAGCCACAAGAGCATGTCCTGTTTCATGGTATGCTACGATTTCCCTTTCTCGGGGGTTGATCAGTCTGTTTTTCTTTTCAAGACCGGCAATAGTCTTTTCTATAGCCTCATCCAGATCTTTATGAGTAACAGCATTTCTGCCGCCTCTTACAGCCAGAAGGGCCGCTTCATTGACGATATTTGCCAGGTCTGCACCTACAAATCCCGGAGTTGCCTTAGCTATTTCTTTCAAATCCAGATCAGGATCCAGTGTTACATCTGCAGAGTGAATCTTGAGAATTGCTTCTCTTCCCAAAAGGTCGGGTTTATCAACAAGAACCTGTCTGTCAAAACGACCGGGTCTGAGAAGAGCAGGGTCAAGAACTTCGGGTCTGTTGGTAGCTGCCAGGATAATAACACCTGATGTAGAGTCAAAACCATCCATCTCAACAAGCAACTGGTTCAATGTCTGTTCACGTTCATCGTTGGTACTCATGGCACCCGCACGACTCTTACCTATTGCATCCAGCTCATCAATAAAGATGATACAGGGAGCCTTTTCACGGGCCTGTTTAAAAAGATCACGTACACGGGCAGCACCTACACCGACAAACATTTCGACAAAGTCGGCTCCACTCATACGGAAGAAGGTAACCTCGGCTTCACCGGCAACGGCTCTGGCCATCAGGGTTTTACCTGTTCCCGGAGGTCCTACAAGGAGTACACCCTTGGGAATTTTACCTCCGATTGCGGTATATTTATCTGGGTTTTTGAGAAAATCCACGACTTCAACAAGTTCGTCTTTAGACTCCTCACAACCCGCAACATCTTTAAATCTTGTATTCAGATCCTCTTCGGCTACTATTTTAGAATTGTTTTGACCAAAGCTCATAACATTTGAGCCGCCCATTCCGCCGCCCATTTTTTTAAATATCAATCTCCATATCAAGAAGAGAAAGAGGAGTGGAACAACCCAGCTTACAAGAATTTCAAGGAAGTAATTCCTTTTCTCCTGCTCTGCATAATACTCAATATCCCGGCTCTCCATAAGAGGAACAAAGGTAGGATCATTAATGGGAACAGTTTTAAACATGTTTCCCTCAGCCTGGGCAGTCTTACTGCCATTCAGACGCTGAGTTAAAGAATCCATAACCTGGCTGGCATATTCATCTGCCGTATAGGTCATACCGTAATAAAAAGACGGGGTCATCTTAACCCTTTTAATATCACCGTTCTCTACTTTTTCCTTAAATACGGAAAACTCAATAACCTCATCGGGGGTCTTGAGAAACATGAAGTTCAGTACTGCAAGAACAACTATTACAAGGAGAAAATACCAGAAGGAAAAGCGGTATTTACCACCCTTTCCGGTTTTCATATCTTTAATTCGTTTTTCCATGTTTTCAGGCTTAAATTGCTCCTGGAGTTTTTTCTTCCAGTCGTCATTATTGTTATTGCCCTGGGCATTCGTTTTCTTATCATCAGGTTCATTACTCATCAATTACTCCTGCCCTTTGAAATAGGGCTAAGTTATTATGCAATACACTTACTGTATGCAGAAAAACCGATATCAATAAAATAAGTATTCCCTGCAGGGAAGTAAAGATAAAAAAAATCCTGCAAGCCAAATTAAACTGACTCTACAGGATATTCTTCCACCTCTGTGGCTTATTCTTTTTCAGAAGATTTATCTTCCTCTGATTTCTTCTTTGCCGGAGCCTTTTTGGCTGTGGCTTTCTTAGCTGGAGCCTTTTTAGCCGGAGCTTTCTTAGCCGGAGCTTTCTTGGCTGGAGCCTTTTTAGCCGGAGCTTTCTTGGCTGTGGCTTTTTTAGCTGGAGCTTTCTTCGCCGGAGCAGCCTTTTCGGCACCCGCGGCACTCTTATCCTCTTCTCCAGGAAGAGGTTTTGCATTCCGGCATTTCGGGTAACCAGTACAGGCCAGGAAGGGACCACGGCGTCCCATCTTTACTTCCATGGGCTTACCGCACTTCTCACAGACTTCACCTTCAACCTTGGGAAGGATGATAACTTTACCGTCCTTGTCGATGGGCATGGTATTTTTACAATCAGGATAGCCGGAACAAGCCAGAAAAGGCCCTCTACGTCCCATTTTAACTTCCATTGGCTTACCGCAGAGATCACAGTCTCTTTTTATCTTGGGCAGTTCAACGGGCTTTCCTTCCTTATCTACAGACATGGTTGTCTTGCATTCAGGATATTTGGAACAGGCCAGGAATTCCTTGCCGAAGCGGGACTTCTTCAGAATCATATTGCTGCCGCATTCAGGGCAGGGGACAATTTCTGCGGGTTCGGCGTTTTCATCTTGTTCATTTTCACCGGGCATAGGTATCAGACCCTTACACTCGGGATAGGTGGAACAACCCAGGAAAGCACCGTTAACAGAGTAACGCAATACCAGAGGACTTTCACAGAGAGGACATTTCTCATCTCCATCCCAGGGGCGTCCTTTGAGGGGTGCTGCATCTGTCATGGCTTTTTCAAGCTTGGCTTCAAAGGGCTTGTAGAAATTATCCACAAGTTCGACCCAGTTGGCCTTACCCTGCTCCACTTCATCCAGACTGCTCTCCATATTGGCAGTAAACTGAAGCTCCATAATGTCTTCAAAGTTACCGATCAGAATATCGACAACCGCCATTCCCAGCTCCGTAGCATGGAAGGCCCTGCTTTCCAGACGGACATAACCTCTGTCATTGATGGTCCTGATAATAGGAGCATATGTTGACGGACGTCCGATTCCTTCCTTCTCAAGAGCCTTGACCAGACTGGCCTCGGAAAAACGTGACGGCGGCTTTGTGAAGTTCTGGGTAACATCCAGTTTATCCATATCAAGAGGTTCATCGGCCTTAACATCAGGAAGATTCTGATACTTATTGTCTTCTTTCTTGTCGCTGTCGGGAATAAGAACTGTGTGTCCGGGAAAACGGACTATTCTACCCTTGGCTTCCAGTTCGGCCTCTCCTGCTCCGATGGTCACTGTTGTGATATCAAAGCGTGCGGGGGGCATCTGGGAAGCTACAAAGCGGCGCCAGATCAGTTCATAAAGACGATACTGTTCACGGGTAAGATAGGGTTTAACCCTTTCCGGTGTCAGTTCTGTTGAACTGGGACGGATAGCTTCATGCGCATCCTGTGCATTTTTTTTAGAACTGTATTCCTGAGGCTTTTCAGGCAGAAATTCGGGATCAAAATTATTTGCTATATAATTCCGGACATCTTCCATGGCCTCGGGGGCAATTCTTATAGAGTCGGTTCTCATATAGGTGATAAGACCCTGTGTCTCACCTTCAATCTCCATACCTTCATAAAGTTTCTGAGCCACAGACATGGTCTTTGTGGTACCGAATCCAAGGTATGTGCTCGCACCCTGCTGCAGAGTGGAAGTGATATAGGGAGGACTGGGACGGCCTTTGGCTTCCCTGGTCTCAATTTTCAGAATGCTGAGATCATTGCTTTTAATATGCTCTGCAACTACTGCAGAAGAAGCCTCATTTGAGGCGTCAGGATTTCCCAGTTCGAATTTTTTACCCTGCCAGCGGACAAGGGCTGCTTCAAACTGATCCTTTTTTGATTCAGGTGGGGAAACCAGAGCCTTGATTTTCCAGAACTCTTCGGGAATAAAGGCCTTGATCTCTCTCTCCCGCTCTACGACGATACGTACAGCAACAGACTGAACACGACCCGCACTGAGGTTCTTTGCGACTTTCTTCCAGAGGAAGGGAGAGAGGCTGAAACCTACAAGACGGTCCAGGACACGCCGTCCCTGCTGTGCGTTTACACGGTCCATATCGATCTTATGAGGATTCTCAAGAGCCTTGAGTACGGCACTCTTGGTAATTGATGAATAGGTAACCCGGTGAGCTTCTTCATCACTAAGATTCAGAGCTTCCTTGAGATGCCAGGCAATTGCCTCTCCCTCACGGTCGGGGTCAGGTGCCAGATAGATTTCGTCAGCCTTGGCTGCAGCATCCTGCAGTTCCTTAACTGTCTTTTCCTTACCCTTGATAATGATGTAATCGGGTTTGTAATCATGTTCTATATCAATTCCCAAAGCCTTCTTTCCACGGCCGCTGCTGCTCAGGTCGCGGATGTGTCCGACAGAGGCCTTGACTGTGAAATCTTTGCCGAGAATTTTCTTTATTGTTTTTGCTTTTGCGGGACTTTCCACGATCAAAAGCTTCTTTGTAGCTGCCAAAAGAGCCTCCAGATAAAGGGGAATTAAGTTTTACCTTTGGATACATACATAATCAAGGATTCCTATATTGTCAAGTTCTTCTAATAAACAGTTTTGCCCCCTTGCCCCTGTTGGAAGGGCAATTTATGATAAAATATGGGCAAAACAGAACTTAATATCAATATTTCCACCGATTACAAAGAAGAGGATCTTGACCGGCAGATCCGCCTTAAACTCCGCATTAATAATCTGCAATACAGAATTATAAAGAAGAGCCTGGACAGCCGCAGAAAAGACCGGATTCACTGGCAGATCAGAGTACTGGCTGAATCTCCTGAGATAAAAGAGAGCCCTCCATCAGGGACTACCGCAGCTTCAGCTCTGGAGATTCCAAAAGTACCTGGAAGTCCAGAAGTTGTTATTGCCGGTTCGGGTCCTGCGGGGATATTCCCGGCCCTCTTTCTGCAAAAGGCGGGCTTTAAAGTAACAATCCTTGAGAGGGGAAAAAACGTAGATGATCGTGCTGCAGATATCGAAAAGCTTGAAAAAGAGGCTCTTTTTACTGAAAACAGCAATTACAGCTTCGGTGAAGGGGGTGCAGGAACCTTTTCTGACGGTAAGCTCACCTCCCGAAGCAAACATATAAAGAAGGAGCGCCGTTATATTCTGGAGGAGTTTGTCCGCCACGGTGCCCCGGAAGAAATTCTATACCTGGCACATCCTCATATTGGAAGTGACAGACTTCTCCCGGTTGCCCGCAGTATGCGGCGTGAGCTGGAAAAGCTTGGGGGAAAGATCGAGTTCGACTCGTCAGTGAAAGATCTGGATATTAAGGACGGGAGAGTCAGAGCTGTCATTACTGATAACGGCAGTCTTGAGGCAGATTATTTTATTCTGGCCACGGGACATTCGGCATTGGATACATTCAGAATGCTAATTAACAGAGGAGTTCCTTATATATCAAAAAACTTTGCTCTGGGATTCCGGATGGAACACAGCCAGGAGAGTATTAACCGGATTCAGTGGGGCTGCCCCTCCCTTGAGGGCGTCAAAGCCGCCGAATACAGACTGACCTCGGGAAAGGCTGATCTTCCTGTATACAGCTTCTGCATGTGTCCAGGTGGAAAAGTGGTACCTGCAGCCACCTTTTCGAACACTAATATTGTTAACGGGATGAGCTATTACGACAGAAGCGGTGCCTTTGCCAATGCCGCCCTGGTTGCGGGAGTTCCGCCCCGGCTGATAAATGAGAATGAACCCGATGCTGCACAGAGTCTGAACTGGCTGGAGGCTCTGGAACAGAAATTTTATAGAGAGAGCAGTGGCTACAAGGCTCCATCCATGACAATAAAGGATTTTCTAAAAGGAGAATCCGGTTCGAAACTTCTCCCCACTTCCTATGAGCCGGGACTGTTGCCCGCTGATCTTGGAAAACTCCTTCCCTCCCCTGTAACAAATGCTCTGCGTCTTGGACTGGAGGATATCTGCCACCGGATGCCCGGTTGGGAGGAAGGACAACTCATAGGCCTCGAGAGTAAGACGTCCAGCCCTGTTCAGGTTCTTCGGAACAGAGACAGCGGTCTATGCGATGGTTTTGAGAATCTTTTTATTTGCGGAGAAGCCTCAGGATGGAGCGGCGGGATCATCAGTTCGGCCTCTGACGGGCTGAAAACAGCCCTTAGTATCAGCTGTTCACTGATTTAGGAACCAGAAGAGACGCTTTCCTCAGGTTTTACTTGATAAGCGTCACCCCTGCTGATACCATTAGCCTATGAAGACAATTCAAAGTATTTTTAACAAAGTAGACACAGTAGAAATAAACGGCAATCAGGAACTGATGGTCGATTCACTGGAGTATGATTCACGTAAAGTAAAAGAAGGGACTCTGTTTTTCGCATTGGAAGGAGTCCATACAGATGGTCATGAATATATTGAAATGGCCGTTCATCAGGGTGCTGCAGGGATTGTGCACTCCCGGGATCTGGATGAGTTCACAGAGGGCGTCTGTTATATAAAAGTAAAGAATACTAGAAAAGCCCTCTCTCCCGCATCCGCTGCCTATTACGACTTCCCTTCATCAAAACTGAAGGTGATCGGTGTTACAGGTACTGACGGAAAGAGCACAACCGTTTCCTTTATTCATCAGCTCCTTGAAGCTGAAGGAATGAAGGCTGGATTTCTCTCAACAGTTAATTACAAAACAGGGGATGTAGCCAAAGCCAACCCCTACAGACAGTCTACACCCGAAGCTCCCCATATCCACCAGCTGCTGAAAGAGATGGTGGACAACGGAATGCAGTATGCTGTTCTGGAAGCAACCTCTCACGGTCTCTCCCCTAAAAACTCCCGCCTGGCGGATGTAGAATTTGATGTGGCCGTTCTGACCAATGTGACCCACGAGCATCTTGAGTTCCACGGTTCCATTGAGCAGTACCGCCTGGATAAGGCCAATCTCTTCAAGATGATTGCAGAGTCCTCTTTTGCCGACTCCTTCGGTGTTGTCAACGACGATGATCAGTGGGCAGAAATCTATATGGATGCTGTCGGGGAGAAACCAGTTTTTCTCTACAGCCTGAAAGATAAGGATGCCGACCTGTGGTGCAGCGATTATAAGAGTGATGCCACAGGCATTGCTTTCTCCCTCAATGTTCCCAACGGTAAAAAAGAGAGCCGTCTGAATATGCCGGGGCTCTTCAATGTAGAAAACGCCATGGCAGCTCTTGTTGTGGTTTCCGAACTTATGGAAGAAGATATTCTGGAGCTTGTTGATCATCTG harbors:
- the topA gene encoding type I DNA topoisomerase, encoding MAATKKLLIVESPAKAKTIKKILGKDFTVKASVGHIRDLSSSGRGKKALGIDIEHDYKPDYIIIKGKEKTVKELQDAAAKADEIYLAPDPDREGEAIAWHLKEALNLSDEEAHRVTYSSITKSAVLKALENPHKIDMDRVNAQQGRRVLDRLVGFSLSPFLWKKVAKNLSAGRVQSVAVRIVVEREREIKAFIPEEFWKIKALVSPPESKKDQFEAALVRWQGKKFELGNPDASNEASSAVVAEHIKSNDLSILKIETREAKGRPSPPYITSTLQQGASTYLGFGTTKTMSVAQKLYEGMEIEGETQGLITYMRTDSIRIAPEAMEDVRNYIANNFDPEFLPEKPQEYSSKKNAQDAHEAIRPSSTELTPERVKPYLTREQYRLYELIWRRFVASQMPPARFDITTVTIGAGEAELEAKGRIVRFPGHTVLIPDSDKKEDNKYQNLPDVKADEPLDMDKLDVTQNFTKPPSRFSEASLVKALEKEGIGRPSTYAPIIRTINDRGYVRLESRAFHATELGMAVVDILIGNFEDIMELQFTANMESSLDEVEQGKANWVELVDNFYKPFEAKLEKAMTDAAPLKGRPWDGDEKCPLCESPLVLRYSVNGAFLGCSTYPECKGLIPMPGENEQDENAEPAEIVPCPECGSNMILKKSRFGKEFLACSKYPECKTTMSVDKEGKPVELPKIKRDCDLCGKPMEVKMGRRGPFLACSGYPDCKNTMPIDKDGKVIILPKVEGEVCEKCGKPMEVKMGRRGPFLACTGYPKCRNAKPLPGEEDKSAAGAEKAAPAKKAPAKKATAKKAPAKKAPAKKAPAKKAPAKKAPAKKATAKKAPAKKKSEEDKSSEKE
- a CDS encoding NAD(P)/FAD-dependent oxidoreductase gives rise to the protein MGKTELNINISTDYKEEDLDRQIRLKLRINNLQYRIIKKSLDSRRKDRIHWQIRVLAESPEIKESPPSGTTAASALEIPKVPGSPEVVIAGSGPAGIFPALFLQKAGFKVTILERGKNVDDRAADIEKLEKEALFTENSNYSFGEGGAGTFSDGKLTSRSKHIKKERRYILEEFVRHGAPEEILYLAHPHIGSDRLLPVARSMRRELEKLGGKIEFDSSVKDLDIKDGRVRAVITDNGSLEADYFILATGHSALDTFRMLINRGVPYISKNFALGFRMEHSQESINRIQWGCPSLEGVKAAEYRLTSGKADLPVYSFCMCPGGKVVPAATFSNTNIVNGMSYYDRSGAFANAALVAGVPPRLINENEPDAAQSLNWLEALEQKFYRESSGYKAPSMTIKDFLKGESGSKLLPTSYEPGLLPADLGKLLPSPVTNALRLGLEDICHRMPGWEEGQLIGLESKTSSPVQVLRNRDSGLCDGFENLFICGEASGWSGGIISSASDGLKTALSISCSLI
- a CDS encoding UDP-N-acetylmuramoyl-L-alanyl-D-glutamate--2,6-diaminopimelate ligase, which gives rise to MKTIQSIFNKVDTVEINGNQELMVDSLEYDSRKVKEGTLFFALEGVHTDGHEYIEMAVHQGAAGIVHSRDLDEFTEGVCYIKVKNTRKALSPASAAYYDFPSSKLKVIGVTGTDGKSTTVSFIHQLLEAEGMKAGFLSTVNYKTGDVAKANPYRQSTPEAPHIHQLLKEMVDNGMQYAVLEATSHGLSPKNSRLADVEFDVAVLTNVTHEHLEFHGSIEQYRLDKANLFKMIAESSFADSFGVVNDDDQWAEIYMDAVGEKPVFLYSLKDKDADLWCSDYKSDATGIAFSLNVPNGKKESRLNMPGLFNVENAMAALVVVSELMEEDILELVDHLPSLTGVTGRMSPVTGDMPFSALVDYAHTPGSFEKLLPLIRSDVKGKLIVLFGSAGERDVEKRSEQGEIADEYADIIILSNEDPRGDDPMDIINDIAEGITSKDLNKNLFLIPDRKEGMKKAVELAEAGDMILTLGKGHESSIIYDDGPRPWNESEVLKEVLTEAGYKVD
- the ftsH gene encoding ATP-dependent zinc metalloprotease FtsH is translated as MSNEPDDKKTNAQGNNNNDDWKKKLQEQFKPENMEKRIKDMKTGKGGKYRFSFWYFLLVIVVLAVLNFMFLKTPDEVIEFSVFKEKVENGDIKRVKMTPSFYYGMTYTADEYASQVMDSLTQRLNGSKTAQAEGNMFKTVPINDPTFVPLMESRDIEYYAEQEKRNYFLEILVSWVVPLLFLFLIWRLIFKKMGGGMGGSNVMSFGQNNSKIVAEEDLNTRFKDVAGCEESKDELVEVVDFLKNPDKYTAIGGKIPKGVLLVGPPGTGKTLMARAVAGEAEVTFFRMSGADFVEMFVGVGAARVRDLFKQAREKAPCIIFIDELDAIGKSRAGAMSTNDEREQTLNQLLVEMDGFDSTSGVIILAATNRPEVLDPALLRPGRFDRQVLVDKPDLLGREAILKIHSADVTLDPDLDLKEIAKATPGFVGADLANIVNEAALLAVRGGRNAVTHKDLDEAIEKTIAGLEKKNRLINPREREIVAYHETGHALVAAFTPDADPVQKISIVPRGMGALGYTLQTPTEDRFLMTQDELIGRIDILLGGRAAEEIVFNKISTGASNDIMKSTDIARNMITEYGMSGKFKNMALTKRNGSYLEGGGAVKEYSEQTQQYIDEEISRLMNERYKIVFDLLTKHRDLLEGVTDHLMDEEVISTEEFLALIEKNEKGTAELVSRKERDMKVSERAAEKGQKRNDAIIARNKARELAEMNEPPTVSSEHKTENPYTREVPLKMAGEKKKTIEDDKKDK
- a CDS encoding chemotaxis protein CheA translates to MDDEIWNVFTSETLELADTLEESILSYERNGESEVLKQAYHQTHSIKGSLGIIEFNKLEELVHSCEELFQSCMTRPFIQKKLFVRAVLEMVDMVRKVINQENESSLDINTIADFKELLDHDFYAVEEEVFSTNQSKERWINDQNTLRVDSAKLDELLNLTGELLTSGDSFRQLSNEMQDSRLSTKTSFLLGLIDQLSNKTLEMRMIPLSSVMNRFKRTVRDLAEDTGKKIRLEISGEQTEVDKTIAERISDPLTHLLRNCIDHGIDFPEDRKKCGKDPEGVIKLNAHHENDAIFITISDDGKGLDYRKIRKRALSNPEWQHITSEKELGELIFEPGFSTAGEVSNISGRGMGMAAVKESIQNLRGSLVIKSEPGKGSSFIMKFPLSLALVEGLLIKMEDNYYIIPSEDVIECIHIDPASINQSLELSSTEWNGKVLPLVNLKRVMNLEGDAGNIVIVRHLNSSCGILCDKVVDILQTVVKPLHPLLKKEVWMQGSSVLGSGEPVIILNISGLINEFRV